A DNA window from Rhodococcus sp. Z13 contains the following coding sequences:
- the rsmG gene encoding 16S rRNA (guanine(527)-N(7))-methyltransferase RsmG, translating to MFHVEQDEADLSAVAQQIFGDRYELAQRYHRSLSTDGVERGLIGPREVPRLWERHILNCAVLGELVQESETVVDVGSGAGLPGIPLALARPDLQVTLVEPLLRRTVYLAEFIESNGIENVLVVRGRAEQPSVLQEAGGADVVTSRAVAPLAKLAKWSLPLVHEGGRMLALKGSSAREEIERDHAELDRLGAGNLEVLECGGELLPTPTIVVKAERMPRPARRRKRK from the coding sequence ATGTTTCACGTGGAACAGGACGAGGCCGATCTGTCGGCGGTCGCACAACAGATCTTCGGCGACCGGTACGAACTCGCACAGCGGTATCACCGGTCGTTGTCGACGGACGGGGTGGAACGCGGGCTCATCGGGCCCCGCGAGGTCCCCCGCTTGTGGGAACGGCACATCCTCAACTGTGCGGTGCTGGGTGAACTCGTCCAGGAGAGCGAGACCGTCGTCGACGTCGGCAGCGGCGCAGGACTGCCCGGCATCCCTCTCGCGCTGGCCCGGCCCGACCTGCAGGTGACGCTCGTCGAACCGCTGCTGCGTCGCACGGTCTACCTGGCCGAGTTCATCGAGAGCAACGGCATCGAGAACGTGCTGGTCGTGCGGGGACGCGCCGAGCAGCCGAGCGTGCTCCAGGAGGCGGGTGGCGCCGATGTCGTCACCTCCCGCGCGGTCGCTCCCCTGGCCAAGCTCGCCAAGTGGTCGCTGCCCCTCGTGCACGAGGGCGGCCGCATGCTCGCGCTCAAGGGGTCGTCGGCTCGAGAGGAGATCGAGCGTGATCACGCCGAACTCGATCGGCTCGGTGCCGGCAATCTCGAGGTGCTCGAGTGCGGCGGCGAACTGCTTCCGACGCCCACCATCGTGGTGAAGGCCGAACGGATGCCGCGTCCGGCCCGCCGGCGGAAGAGGAAATAA
- a CDS encoding protein jag, whose amino-acid sequence MASELDKVEEDLAVTEARDPEADADFDDDYLIEEGEIAGDYLEQLLDVLDFDGDIDLDVEGDRAVVSIDGGKDLGKLVGRNGEVLDALQELTRLAVQQVTGERSKLMLDIAGWRAGKRAELSALGTAAAKRVLETGQREELEPMTPFERKIVHDAVAKIDGVSSESEGAEPNRRVVIVKD is encoded by the coding sequence ATGGCCAGTGAGCTGGACAAGGTGGAGGAGGACCTCGCGGTGACCGAAGCGCGCGATCCCGAAGCGGACGCCGATTTCGACGACGACTACCTCATCGAAGAGGGCGAGATCGCCGGTGACTACCTCGAACAGTTGCTCGACGTGCTCGACTTCGACGGCGACATCGATCTCGACGTCGAGGGTGATCGTGCGGTCGTGAGCATCGACGGTGGCAAGGATCTCGGCAAGCTCGTCGGCCGCAACGGAGAGGTCCTCGACGCTCTCCAGGAACTCACCCGCCTCGCCGTGCAGCAGGTGACCGGTGAGCGCAGCAAGCTCATGCTCGACATCGCGGGCTGGCGCGCCGGCAAGCGTGCGGAACTCTCCGCCCTCGGTACCGCGGCCGCCAAGCGCGTACTCGAGACCGGGCAACGCGAGGAACTCGAGCCGATGACACCGTTCGAGCGCAAGATCGTTCACGACGCCGTCGCCAAGATCGACGGTGTGAGCAGCGAGAGCGAAGGCGCGGAGCCGAACCGCCGCGTGGTGATCGTCAAGGATTGA
- the yidC gene encoding membrane protein insertase YidC, translating to MLDFIYYPVSWILWVWHKLFSFVLAPDSGWTWALSVVFLVFTLRAILYKPFVKQVRTTRQMQELQPQIKALQKKYAKDRQRMALEMQKLQKEHGFNPLMGCLPVLLQVPVFIGLFHVLRSFNRTGTGIGQLGLTPEQNAQLGNYAFSPEDVQSFLSARLFGAPISAWITQPMASLEAFAPFGDIPTRWQIAAVAVPLMIVAGVATHFNARASVARQSAQAAANPQAAIMNKLALYVFPLGVLVGGPFLPIAIIIYWVSNNIWTYGQQHLVFRRIDKEEEEKKAAALARRNENAPKPGARPTKAKKKGQNTAVTTDAVADESSVDSGDVSLQKASAEGEDSSTSKSGASAPKPGSRPKNSKRKRR from the coding sequence GTGCTCGACTTCATCTACTATCCCGTGTCCTGGATCCTGTGGGTCTGGCACAAACTGTTCTCGTTCGTGCTGGCCCCCGACAGCGGCTGGACGTGGGCGCTGTCGGTGGTGTTCCTGGTGTTCACCCTGCGAGCGATCCTCTACAAGCCGTTCGTCAAGCAGGTCCGTACCACCCGCCAGATGCAGGAACTGCAGCCGCAGATCAAGGCGCTCCAGAAGAAGTACGCCAAGGATCGGCAGCGCATGGCACTGGAGATGCAGAAGCTCCAGAAGGAGCACGGCTTCAACCCCCTGATGGGCTGTCTGCCCGTCCTGCTGCAGGTGCCCGTCTTCATCGGCCTGTTCCACGTGCTGCGGTCGTTCAACCGCACCGGTACCGGCATCGGCCAGCTCGGTCTGACGCCGGAGCAGAATGCCCAGCTCGGCAACTACGCGTTCAGCCCCGAGGACGTCCAGTCGTTCCTCAGCGCCCGCCTGTTCGGTGCCCCCATCTCGGCGTGGATCACGCAGCCGATGGCCTCCCTGGAGGCGTTCGCCCCGTTCGGTGACATCCCCACCCGCTGGCAGATCGCGGCCGTCGCCGTGCCGCTGATGATCGTCGCCGGTGTCGCCACGCACTTCAACGCCCGCGCGTCCGTCGCCCGCCAGAGCGCTCAGGCCGCCGCGAACCCGCAGGCCGCCATCATGAACAAGCTGGCGCTCTACGTCTTCCCGCTCGGTGTGCTCGTCGGCGGCCCGTTCCTGCCGATCGCGATCATCATCTACTGGGTGAGCAACAACATCTGGACGTACGGTCAGCAGCACCTCGTCTTCCGCCGCATCGACAAGGAGGAAGAGGAGAAGAAGGCCGCTGCGCTGGCCCGTCGCAACGAGAATGCTCCCAAGCCCGGCGCTCGCCCCACCAAGGCGAAGAAGAAGGGCCAGAACACTGCGGTGACCACCGACGCCGTCGCCGACGAGTCGTCGGTCGACAGTGGCGACGTGTCGCTGCAGAAGGCTTCCGCCGAGGGAGAGGACTCCTCGACGTCGAAGTCCGGTGCGTCGGCCCCGAAGCCGGGAAGCCGCCCCAAGAACTCCAAGCGCAAGCGGCGCTGA
- the yidD gene encoding membrane protein insertion efficiency factor YidD: MSTEQNGSVWRTLRSAPARVLIFCIELYRTYVSPTRMPTCRFVPTCSEYAVEALRTRGVVVGSVLTVVRLLKCAPWHPGGWDPVPERNHRSSPVGT, from the coding sequence GTGAGTACCGAGCAGAACGGATCCGTGTGGAGGACGCTGCGGTCTGCTCCGGCCCGCGTCCTCATCTTCTGCATCGAGCTCTACCGGACCTATGTGTCGCCCACCCGCATGCCCACGTGTCGCTTCGTGCCGACCTGTAGCGAATACGCGGTCGAGGCCCTGCGTACGCGGGGTGTCGTCGTCGGGTCGGTGCTGACCGTCGTGCGCCTGCTCAAGTGCGCTCCCTGGCACCCTGGTGGATGGGATCCGGTACCCGAACGGAATCATCGGTCGTCCCCAGTGGGTACCTGA
- a CDS encoding ParA family protein, translating into MTGGSESAVSRETGGVEDDFSPVPFDGLSAMDTPIGAAAQRATQVLHPTEANALPKPRERRVFTIANQKGGVGKTTTAVNIAAALAVQGLTVLVVDLDPQGNASTALGVPHYSGVPSSYEILLGEIGAAEAVQQSPHNERLFCIPATIDLAGAEIELVSMVARENRLRNALTKEALGDRDYDYIIIDCPPSLGLLTVNALVAAKEVLIPIQCEYYALEGVGQLLRNIELVQSHLNPELHVSTVLLTMYDGRTKLADQVASEVRSHFGDIVLRSIIPRSVKVSEAPGYGMTVLDYDPGSRGAMSYLDAGRELAARGLEEKQGNE; encoded by the coding sequence ATGACGGGTGGATCTGAATCCGCTGTTTCACGTGAAACCGGAGGCGTCGAGGACGACTTCTCCCCCGTGCCGTTCGACGGCCTCTCCGCCATGGACACCCCCATCGGTGCCGCCGCGCAGCGGGCCACCCAGGTCCTCCACCCCACCGAGGCGAACGCCCTCCCGAAGCCGCGCGAGCGCCGCGTCTTCACCATCGCCAACCAGAAGGGCGGCGTCGGCAAGACCACCACCGCCGTGAACATCGCCGCGGCCCTCGCGGTGCAGGGGCTCACCGTCCTCGTCGTCGACCTCGACCCCCAGGGCAATGCCAGCACCGCCCTGGGCGTCCCCCACTACTCCGGCGTGCCCTCCAGCTACGAGATTCTCCTCGGGGAGATCGGCGCCGCGGAGGCCGTGCAGCAGAGCCCGCACAACGAACGGCTGTTCTGCATCCCCGCCACCATCGACCTCGCCGGCGCGGAGATCGAACTCGTCTCGATGGTCGCGCGCGAGAACCGGTTGCGGAACGCGCTCACCAAGGAAGCGCTCGGCGACCGCGACTACGACTACATCATCATCGACTGCCCGCCCTCGCTCGGTCTGCTCACCGTCAACGCGCTCGTCGCCGCCAAGGAAGTGCTCATCCCGATCCAGTGCGAGTACTACGCGTTGGAAGGCGTCGGGCAGCTGCTGCGCAACATCGAGCTCGTGCAGTCGCACCTCAACCCCGAACTGCACGTGTCGACCGTGCTCCTCACGATGTACGACGGTCGTACCAAGCTCGCCGACCAGGTGGCGTCCGAGGTCCGCTCCCACTTCGGCGACATCGTCCTACGGTCGATCATCCCCCGCAGCGTGAAGGTTTCCGAAGCTCCCGGGTACGGGATGACGGTTCTCGACTACGATCCAGGTTCGCGCGGCGCGATGAGCTATCTCGACGCTGGGCGCGAATTGGCGGCACGCGGGTTGGAAGAGAAACAGGGGAACGAATGA